A genomic segment from Syntrophotalea acetylenivorans encodes:
- a CDS encoding tetratricopeptide repeat protein: MSLINQMLKDLEARQQGGGEEQSVSVLRVNPSSWRSLPWLIGGVLAAALLAGFLFWSQASEKTALPPLTNNSSAKPSPNNEPAVAQGATDSQNGTGPLSDAVSLNAIRLREVDSFIHFEADFDRPPIYHFTLAKDRRSLHIDLVAVRQIAELPTVTQGRWLAGLQTRQEDTGLAVSLISMPSVTIRDFSATMQALGTGYRLLLDLYPEAPAETLGTLENQLSSDAEEAGSVANKAADDPKPGREVSQQTASTEPPGTPFQKTVKPSAKDLAEQAYRQGQLALAAGQNQDGAASLLQALELHPAHLEARQALVSEYLREQRQAEAGHLLAEGLRLDPTQLIMRLRYAELLMTQGALEKARDLLLDAPTRSPLAAPQLHALLGAIYQRIGQYQAAAQEYQALLTTQPDNGLWLMGLGIAREHAGSPGEAVVAYRAALAGRGLSPALNNYVRQRLTVLQP; this comes from the coding sequence ATGAGTCTGATCAATCAGATGCTGAAGGACTTGGAAGCACGCCAACAAGGGGGGGGCGAAGAACAGTCGGTGTCTGTGCTGCGGGTCAATCCCTCAAGCTGGCGAAGCTTGCCTTGGCTGATTGGTGGTGTTTTGGCTGCAGCGCTTCTGGCTGGATTTTTGTTCTGGTCTCAGGCTTCTGAAAAGACGGCGTTGCCGCCGCTGACAAACAATAGTTCAGCGAAACCATCGCCAAACAACGAACCTGCCGTAGCGCAGGGGGCAACGGACAGCCAAAACGGCACTGGGCCCTTGTCGGATGCCGTTTCTCTCAATGCTATACGGCTGCGGGAGGTCGATTCGTTTATTCACTTTGAAGCTGATTTTGATCGGCCGCCAATTTATCATTTTACTCTGGCGAAAGATCGTCGCAGCCTCCATATCGACTTGGTGGCAGTAAGACAGATTGCCGAGTTACCGACTGTAACTCAAGGTCGTTGGCTGGCAGGACTGCAAACCAGGCAAGAAGACACAGGATTGGCCGTTAGCTTGATATCGATGCCGTCTGTAACTATTCGGGATTTTTCCGCTACCATGCAGGCACTCGGAACCGGTTATCGTTTGCTGCTGGACCTGTACCCGGAAGCTCCTGCAGAGACTCTGGGTACACTGGAAAATCAGCTTTCTTCCGATGCAGAGGAGGCCGGTTCAGTAGCAAATAAGGCAGCGGACGATCCGAAGCCCGGCAGGGAAGTTTCCCAACAAACCGCATCGACAGAGCCTCCCGGGACACCGTTTCAAAAAACGGTCAAACCCTCCGCCAAAGATTTGGCTGAACAGGCTTATCGGCAAGGGCAGCTGGCTCTGGCGGCAGGACAGAATCAAGACGGTGCCGCTTCATTATTACAGGCTCTGGAGCTGCACCCGGCTCATCTGGAGGCCCGACAGGCGTTGGTCAGCGAATATCTCCGCGAACAACGCCAGGCTGAGGCTGGTCATCTCCTGGCTGAAGGTTTGCGTCTCGACCCGACGCAGTTGATCATGCGGTTGCGTTACGCTGAATTGTTGATGACCCAAGGTGCGCTGGAAAAGGCTCGTGACCTCCTGCTGGACGCTCCAACGCGGTCGCCGCTGGCCGCTCCGCAGTTGCATGCCTTGTTAGGTGCTATTTACCAGCGTATTGGCCAATATCAGGCGGCAGCACAGGAATATCAGGCGCTGCTCACTACCCAGCCGGATAACGGCCTCTGGCTAATGGGCCTGGGCATCGCTCGCGAACATGCCGGGTCTCCAGGCGAGGCTGTCGTTGCTTACCGGGCAGCATTGGCTGGCCGGGGCCTGAGCCCTGCACTAAACAACTATGTACGGCAAAGATTGACCGTATTGCAACCTTGA
- a CDS encoding ExeA family protein, which translates to MYLEHFGLSELPFSLTPDPGYFFRYSEHQEALNVLLVALQGGEGFIKITGEVGTGKTLLCRTLLDALDDLYVTAYLPNPLLEPLDLYRAVATELGLAELQWADLHSLLNRIVEHLLRVADSGRRVVLCIDEAQSMSDSGLEAVRLLSNVETSKRKLLHIVLFGQPELDERLAGRGLRQLRQRLAFSYRLSPFDLDGTCGYVSHRLKTAGCQKPLFSRFALRKLHRSSRGIPRLINVLGHKALLATYGRGAEQVGRTQVVAAARDTEDVCSGGFLGLRRFF; encoded by the coding sequence ATGTACCTTGAGCATTTCGGACTTTCCGAACTGCCCTTTTCCCTGACTCCTGATCCCGGCTACTTTTTCCGTTATTCCGAGCATCAGGAGGCCCTCAATGTGCTGTTGGTGGCGCTTCAGGGCGGTGAAGGCTTTATCAAGATCACCGGTGAGGTCGGCACCGGCAAGACTCTGCTCTGCCGTACTCTGCTCGACGCTCTGGATGATCTCTACGTAACGGCCTATCTTCCCAACCCTCTGCTTGAGCCCTTGGATCTCTATCGCGCGGTAGCAACCGAGCTGGGGTTAGCCGAGTTGCAATGGGCCGACCTGCATAGTCTACTCAACCGTATCGTGGAACATCTCTTGCGTGTGGCTGACAGCGGTCGGCGTGTGGTGCTCTGTATTGATGAAGCCCAGTCCATGTCCGATTCCGGACTGGAGGCGGTTCGCTTGTTGAGTAACGTAGAGACCAGCAAACGCAAATTGCTGCACATCGTGCTGTTCGGTCAGCCGGAACTTGATGAGCGACTGGCTGGACGCGGCTTGCGCCAGCTCCGGCAGCGCTTGGCTTTCAGCTATCGATTATCCCCCTTTGACCTGGACGGTACCTGTGGCTATGTCTCGCACCGGTTGAAGACGGCAGGTTGTCAAAAGCCTTTGTTCAGCCGCTTTGCTTTGAGAAAGCTCCACCGGTCCAGTCGCGGTATTCCCCGTCTCATTAATGTGTTGGGGCACAAGGCGTTGCTGGCGACCTACGGGCGGGGAGCCGAACAAGTTGGTCGCACCCAGGTAGTGGCTGCGGCTCGGGATACGGAAGATGTGTGCTCCGGCGGCTTTTTGGGATTGAGGCGCTTTTTCTAA
- the mshL gene encoding pilus (MSHA type) biogenesis protein MshL has translation MMQHLYVPFWRSALVLGLIFLTACAQRPRAEEPISDFEQHLVPPQGASVPPELPAEVAEALLPKLGAEAELAPAVVQEPRFDVAAEKIPAGDFFMGLVTGTPYNMVVQPGLEGEVSLALKNVTIPEVMEVLRDVYGYHYRQTATGFQVMRGGIQTQLFHVNYLNLVRRGSSQTRVSSGQVSEYDSDDDDDSGSSNSGNRERSVVSGSEVGTESINDFWQELTTALRTMVGQEDGRRVIVQPQASVVVVRALPPELRQVADYLSAIQGNLQRQVTLEAKILEVELNDGFQSGINWSLLTGGDVVLSQTGGGTIFGDSGVSDIAGNSGILSPLNPTEMIEGSTASAFGGVFSAALTFNDFAAFIELLETQGDVQVLSSPRIATVNNQKAVIKVGSDEFFVTDISSDTVTGTATTTSPDITLTPFFSGIALDVTPQIDAGGRVTLHVHPTISQVTDQQKTITVAGQAQTLPLAFSTVRESDSIVSAESGQVVVIGGLMKNLSSKKTAGIPLLGQLPGVGSLFRHSQVTSRKSELVILLRPMVVGDDTWRQALQESTDSFERLGSQLNDEWRGGPFARPAQ, from the coding sequence ATGATGCAGCATCTTTATGTCCCCTTTTGGCGAAGCGCGCTAGTGCTGGGCCTGATATTTCTTACGGCCTGCGCGCAGCGACCCAGGGCAGAAGAGCCTATCAGCGACTTTGAACAACACCTGGTGCCGCCACAAGGTGCCTCCGTGCCTCCAGAACTCCCCGCCGAGGTTGCCGAGGCTCTGTTGCCGAAACTTGGGGCCGAGGCTGAGTTGGCACCTGCGGTGGTTCAAGAACCCCGTTTTGATGTTGCGGCAGAGAAGATCCCGGCCGGTGATTTTTTCATGGGCCTGGTCACTGGAACACCCTATAACATGGTCGTGCAGCCGGGGTTAGAGGGTGAAGTTAGCCTCGCCCTGAAGAATGTCACCATTCCGGAGGTTATGGAGGTGTTGCGCGACGTCTACGGCTATCATTACCGCCAGACCGCAACGGGTTTTCAAGTGATGCGGGGCGGAATACAAACTCAGCTGTTCCATGTCAACTATCTGAACCTGGTACGACGTGGTTCTTCCCAGACCCGGGTCAGTTCGGGACAGGTTTCTGAATACGATAGCGATGATGACGATGATTCAGGTTCGAGCAATAGCGGCAACAGAGAGCGTTCCGTTGTCTCCGGCAGCGAGGTCGGTACCGAGTCTATTAACGATTTCTGGCAGGAACTGACTACGGCGCTGCGGACCATGGTTGGTCAGGAGGACGGCCGGCGGGTTATCGTTCAGCCTCAGGCCAGTGTGGTGGTGGTACGGGCGCTGCCCCCCGAGTTGCGTCAGGTCGCCGATTATCTCTCGGCTATTCAGGGCAATCTGCAGCGACAGGTCACTCTTGAGGCCAAAATTCTCGAGGTCGAGCTCAACGATGGCTTCCAAAGTGGCATTAACTGGTCGCTATTAACCGGCGGCGACGTAGTCTTGAGCCAGACCGGTGGCGGCACCATCTTCGGCGATTCCGGCGTTTCCGATATTGCAGGGAATAGCGGTATCCTCAGCCCCCTCAATCCGACGGAGATGATTGAAGGGAGCACCGCCTCCGCGTTCGGCGGAGTTTTCAGCGCCGCTTTGACTTTCAACGATTTTGCCGCTTTTATCGAACTGCTCGAAACTCAGGGCGACGTGCAGGTCCTTTCCAGCCCCCGGATTGCAACCGTCAACAATCAAAAAGCGGTGATCAAAGTCGGTTCCGACGAATTTTTTGTTACCGACATTTCCAGCGATACGGTGACCGGCACCGCCACCACCACCAGTCCCGATATCACCCTGACCCCCTTCTTTTCCGGGATCGCTCTCGATGTGACGCCGCAGATCGATGCCGGCGGTCGGGTGACTCTGCATGTTCACCCCACCATCAGCCAGGTGACCGACCAACAGAAGACCATTACCGTCGCCGGTCAGGCACAGACCCTGCCTCTGGCATTCAGTACCGTGCGGGAGTCGGACAGCATCGTCAGCGCCGAAAGCGGTCAAGTGGTTGTCATTGGCGGCTTGATGAAGAATCTGTCGAGCAAAAAAACCGCCGGGATCCCGTTGCTTGGCCAATTGCCCGGTGTGGGCTCCTTGTTCCGTCACAGCCAAGTGACCAGTCGCAAAAGTGAACTGGTTATTCTGTTGCGCCCTATGGTAGTCGGCGATGATACCTGGAGACAGGCCTTGCAGGAGTCCACGGATAGTTTTGAACGGCTAGGCAGCCAGCTTAATGATGAGTGGCGCGGTGGCCCTTTTGCCCGGCCGGCACAGTAA
- a CDS encoding MSHA biogenesis protein MshK, whose protein sequence is MAVFVCAGMLAMLMPADKGNTASLPDPTRPPQRFVEPAASGDAPSKGLQLGSILIAPQRRVAVINGRPLSAGDRISGAKVVAIEPGQVRLRRGGRDFVLKLLPKRPKVTAVAEKD, encoded by the coding sequence GTGGCAGTCTTTGTTTGCGCCGGGATGCTGGCGATGCTGATGCCTGCCGACAAGGGCAACACGGCCTCTTTGCCGGACCCGACCCGACCCCCGCAGCGGTTTGTTGAACCGGCTGCTTCAGGAGACGCTCCGTCAAAGGGCTTGCAACTGGGGTCCATCCTGATTGCTCCGCAGCGACGGGTGGCCGTAATCAACGGTCGGCCTTTGTCGGCGGGAGATCGAATCAGCGGTGCAAAAGTGGTGGCTATTGAGCCGGGCCAGGTTCGGTTGCGACGAGGCGGCAGAGACTTTGTGCTGAAGCTTCTGCCCAAACGACCTAAAGTGACTGCCGTTGCTGAAAAAGATTGA
- the gspM gene encoding type II secretion system protein GspM yields MTSLRSSVSDLCRWLDARAPRERLLLAVSFLAVLILLWYVLLIEPMVMHRQALETQISSAVATVAALDQQEAAMVAGAAQDPDANNRQQKVMLEEEIDRLDERLELLTGELISPQQMVTVLEEMLTRRRQLNLTRLENLPSEPLLKQPAVDSQVEKVRQRNLYRHRVRIELTGSYLDALAYLRSLEQLPRKVYWQDLALSVEEYPQTKITVTVYTLSLKEDWIGV; encoded by the coding sequence ATGACTTCTTTGCGGAGTTCTGTGAGCGATCTTTGCCGCTGGCTGGATGCCCGGGCCCCTCGGGAGCGGTTGTTGCTCGCTGTTTCATTTCTGGCTGTGCTGATATTGCTCTGGTATGTGTTGCTGATAGAGCCGATGGTTATGCACCGGCAGGCATTGGAAACCCAAATTAGTTCAGCCGTTGCAACGGTTGCCGCTCTTGATCAGCAAGAGGCAGCAATGGTTGCGGGTGCCGCGCAAGATCCCGATGCAAACAATCGCCAACAAAAGGTGATGTTGGAGGAAGAGATCGACCGGCTTGATGAGCGCCTGGAATTATTGACCGGAGAGCTTATCAGTCCGCAACAAATGGTAACAGTACTGGAGGAGATGCTTACGCGTCGTCGCCAACTCAACCTGACCCGGTTGGAGAATCTTCCAAGTGAGCCGCTGCTTAAGCAGCCAGCTGTTGATTCGCAAGTCGAAAAGGTGCGGCAACGTAATCTGTATCGTCATCGGGTGCGCATTGAACTGACCGGAAGTTATTTAGATGCCTTGGCTTATCTGCGGTCGTTGGAACAATTGCCACGCAAGGTTTACTGGCAGGACCTGGCGCTATCCGTTGAGGAATACCCGCAGACGAAGATAACCGTGACGGTCTATACTCTGAGTCTGAAGGAGGACTGGATCGGTGTTTAG
- a CDS encoding PilN domain-containing protein, translating to MTQQINLYQSTVIVRTSPLAACRLLLAVGVGIGLLLLGYGVVRWQLWRTEGHLADIKVQEQAAQERIVELQQTHSTRKYSETLARQVAQLKAERAARLPLLTLLADHSPDQFSGFSEHLQGLAREDLEGVWLRDIAVAEGGHSLVLEGSALRAELVPRYVQRLSRQASFAGLEFASLVMSRSEERNEAVDFILRSTLEEAQ from the coding sequence ATGACGCAGCAGATCAACCTTTATCAGTCGACAGTTATTGTCAGGACGTCGCCCCTTGCAGCATGCCGCCTGCTGCTGGCTGTCGGTGTTGGTATTGGACTCCTGTTGCTTGGTTATGGCGTTGTTCGTTGGCAACTATGGCGTACCGAGGGCCATCTAGCTGACATTAAAGTTCAGGAGCAGGCCGCTCAGGAGCGGATTGTGGAGCTGCAACAAACCCATTCGACACGAAAATATAGTGAAACATTGGCCCGCCAGGTGGCTCAGCTGAAGGCTGAAAGGGCGGCTCGATTGCCTCTGCTGACCCTGCTGGCGGATCACTCCCCTGATCAGTTTTCCGGTTTTTCTGAACACTTGCAAGGTCTGGCCCGGGAAGACCTGGAGGGGGTCTGGTTGCGAGATATCGCAGTGGCCGAAGGAGGTCATTCCCTGGTGCTTGAAGGAAGTGCCCTTCGCGCGGAATTAGTGCCTCGCTACGTGCAGCGCCTGAGCCGGCAGGCTTCTTTTGCCGGGCTTGAATTTGCCAGCCTGGTTATGAGCCGTTCAGAAGAACGGAACGAGGCCGTCGATTTTATTTTGCGTAGTACTCTGGAGGAAGCCCAATGA
- a CDS encoding DUF882 domain-containing protein — protein MLTTDSQCSTSKGSTFNRRTLLKAGLIGLAGLALPTPGLALLTGPADRERSLSLYNTHTGEGLKSVVYWADGDYLPEALKDINFLLRDHRTDQVKPMDPKLFDQLYTLNTKLENRKPFQIISGYRSPESNRKLRQASSGVAKKSFHLAGQAADIRLPGCNLSQVRRAALNLRAGGVGYYPKSNFIHVDTGPCRSW, from the coding sequence ATGCTTACAACAGATTCCCAATGTTCCACCAGCAAAGGCTCAACCTTCAACCGTCGCACGTTACTTAAGGCCGGCCTGATCGGCTTGGCCGGACTGGCCCTGCCGACTCCCGGCCTTGCTCTACTCACCGGACCCGCCGACAGAGAGCGTAGCCTTTCGCTTTACAACACCCATACCGGCGAAGGCCTGAAATCAGTAGTTTATTGGGCCGACGGTGACTACCTACCCGAGGCCCTCAAGGACATCAATTTCCTGTTGCGGGACCATCGCACAGACCAGGTCAAGCCAATGGACCCAAAGCTTTTCGACCAGCTTTATACCCTCAACACCAAACTCGAAAACCGCAAACCCTTCCAGATCATTTCCGGCTACCGTTCTCCAGAAAGCAATCGCAAGCTCCGACAAGCAAGCAGCGGAGTGGCAAAAAAGAGCTTTCATTTGGCCGGACAGGCTGCCGATATTCGTCTCCCAGGTTGCAACCTATCACAAGTAAGACGGGCAGCCCTTAATTTGCGGGCTGGCGGCGTAGGCTATTACCCAAAGTCAAATTTCATCCATGTTGACACCGGGCCGTGTCGCAGCTGGTAG
- a CDS encoding GTP-binding protein, whose amino-acid sequence MSFINYASREINCKIVYYGPGLCGKTTNLQTIYNRTAPDARGKMISLATETERTLFFDFLPLALGDIRGFKTRFHLYTVPGQVFYDASRKLILKGVDGVVFVADCQEERLDANIESMENLKDNLEEHGYQLENLPFVVQYNKVDLPNLSPIDELQGFLNPNMVPEFKACALTGEGVFETLKAVAKQILIELKKGAG is encoded by the coding sequence ATGTCCTTCATCAACTATGCCTCCCGCGAAATCAATTGTAAAATTGTCTATTACGGGCCGGGCCTGTGTGGCAAGACCACCAATCTGCAGACTATCTACAATCGCACAGCACCGGACGCTCGAGGGAAGATGATTTCGTTGGCCACCGAGACGGAACGGACGCTGTTTTTCGATTTTCTTCCGCTGGCTCTGGGTGATATTCGCGGCTTTAAAACTCGTTTTCACCTCTATACTGTTCCCGGGCAGGTTTTCTACGATGCTTCGCGCAAGTTGATCCTCAAAGGGGTCGATGGCGTGGTGTTTGTTGCTGACTGTCAGGAAGAGCGTCTTGATGCCAATATAGAAAGTATGGAAAACCTTAAAGACAACCTTGAGGAGCATGGTTACCAGTTGGAGAACCTGCCCTTTGTGGTTCAGTACAACAAAGTTGATCTGCCTAACTTGTCGCCTATTGACGAACTGCAGGGTTTTCTCAACCCGAACATGGTTCCTGAGTTCAAGGCCTGTGCTTTGACTGGAGAGGGGGTTTTTGAAACCCTCAAAGCCGTCGCCAAGCAGATCTTGATCGAATTAAAAAAAGGTGCCGGTTAG
- a CDS encoding roadblock/LC7 domain-containing protein — translation MFGSQASLVMYDEEFQQIVNLADKLLRESNAKAVFLVDRNGQLMAATGETEHLDTTSLASLTAGNIAATGGLAKLIGEKEFSILFHEGEKDNIHISIVAGRVILVVIFDHRSSLGLVRLRVKKASDALGSVFGELTRKSESVGSLGGPQNPFAEISDDDIDNLFS, via the coding sequence ATGTTCGGATCTCAAGCCTCTCTGGTTATGTACGACGAGGAATTTCAGCAGATCGTCAACCTCGCTGACAAATTGTTGCGCGAATCTAATGCCAAGGCGGTTTTTTTAGTTGATCGCAATGGGCAGTTGATGGCGGCGACTGGGGAGACCGAGCACCTCGATACGACCAGCCTCGCCTCATTGACAGCTGGCAATATCGCTGCCACTGGCGGTCTGGCCAAGCTTATCGGGGAAAAAGAATTTTCTATTCTTTTTCACGAAGGAGAGAAGGATAATATTCATATCTCCATTGTGGCCGGTCGAGTCATTCTGGTGGTTATCTTCGATCATCGCAGTTCTCTTGGTCTGGTTCGGCTGCGGGTCAAAAAGGCCAGCGATGCTCTAGGGAGCGTTTTTGGTGAGCTCACCCGCAAGTCGGAGTCGGTCGGTTCACTAGGTGGTCCGCAAAATCCTTTCGCCGAAATAAGCGACGACGATATCGATAATCTTTTTAGCTGA